Proteins from one Desmodus rotundus isolate HL8 chromosome 9, HLdesRot8A.1, whole genome shotgun sequence genomic window:
- the DOK2 gene encoding docking protein 2 produces the protein MADAVKQGFLYLQQQQTFGKKWRRFGATLYGQPGCASRLELQDGPEKSRRGEAARRVIRLSDCLRVTEVSGEANSPKDTSAFFLETKERLYLLAAPTAERSDWVQAICLLAFPGQRKKLSGLEGQGSRPRMEENELYSTATTVAPCKEFAVTVRRTEASERCQLRGSYTLRTGKNALELWGGPEPHTQVYDWPYRFLRRFGRDKVTFSFEAGRRCLSGEGNFEFKTHQGNEIFLALEEAISAQKNVAPPGPQTQLATGPAAQPRPESPYSRPHDSLPPPSPTAPVPSSRPRGPEGEYAVPFDAVARNLGKSLRGILVVPPQPQPPADPLYDSIEERPLLRPDHIYDEPEGVAVLSLYDSPQEPQGEAWRRQATADGDPSGLQHTYPVGKNWPQETEYDNVVLKKGPK, from the exons ATGGCAGACGCGGTGAAACAGGGCTTCCTGTACCTTCAGCAGCAGCAGACTTTTGGAAAG AAATGGCGCAGGTTTGGGGCTACGCTGTACGGACAGCCTGGCTGTGCCTCCCGGCTGGAGCTCCAGGACGGCCCGGAGAAGTCGCGCCGGGGAGAGGCTGCCCGAAGGGTGATCCGCCTCAGTGACTGTCTGCGGGTGACTGAGGTCAGTGGGGAGGCCAACAGCCCTAAGGACACCAGCGCCTTCTTCCTGGAGACCAAGGAGCGCCTGTACCTGCTGGCGGCCCCCACAGCTGAGCGAAGCGACTGGGTGCAGGCCATCTGCCTCCTAGCCTTCCCT GGCCAGAGGAAGAAGCTGtcggggctggaggggcagggcagcCGGCCCCGCATGGAGGAGAATGAATTGTACAGCACTGCGACCACAG tggCCCCCTGCAAGGAGTTTGCTGTGACCGTGAGACGCACGGAAGCCAGTGAGAGGTGCCAGCTCCGGGGGTCCTATACCCTCCGGACTGGAAAGAATGCCCTGGAGCTGTGGGGTGGCCCAGAGCCCCACACCCAGGTGTACGACTGGCCCTACAGGTTCCTGCGGCGCTTTGGGCGTGACAAG GTAACCTTTTCCTTCGAGGCAGGCCGGCGGTGCCTCTCTGGAGAGGGCAACTTTGAGTTCAAAACCCATCAAGGCAACGAGATCTTCTTGGCCCTGGAAGAGGCCATCTCTGCTCAGAAGAATGTGGCCCCTCCTGGGCCCCAAACCCAGCTAGCCACAGGGCCAGCGGCGCAGCCCCGGCCAGAGAGCCCCTACTCCCGGCCCCATGACTCACTGCCACCACCTTCGCCCACAGCCCCGGTGCCTAGCTCCCGGCCGCGGGGCCCAGAGGGAGAATATGCAGTGCCCTTCGATGCGGTGGCCCGTAACCTGGGGAAGAGCTTGAGGGGCATCCTTGtggtccctccccagccccagccccccgcTGACCCTCTGTATGACAGCATTGAGGAGCGCCCGCTCTTGAGACCTGACCACATATACGATGAGCCTGAGGGAGTGGCGGTCCTGTCCCTGTATGACAGCCCGCAGGAGCCCCAGGGTGAAGCCTGGAGGAGGCAAGCCACTGCAGATGGAGACCCCAGTGGCCTCCAGCACACTTACCCAGTGGGGAAGAACTGGCCACAGGAAACTGAGTATGACAATGTCGTACTTAAGAAAGGCCCAAAGTGA